From the Leishmania mexicana MHOM/GT/2001/U1103 complete genome, chromosome 14 genome, the window ATGGACATGGCCCACACGGCCGGTCTAATCGCCGGTGGCGTGCTAAAGTCACCGTTCCCGTATGCAGATgtggtgacgacgacgactcACAAGTCCCTGCGCGGGCCGCGTGCTGGCATGATCTTCTATCGCAAAAAGGATCGCCAGGGCAACCCCACGGACCACGAGAGTCGCATCAATCAGGCAGTCTTCCCTGGCTGCCAGGGCGGCCCGCACGAGCACCAAATCGCCGCTATCGCCACACAGATGCGGGAGGTGTGCAGCCAGGAGTGGAAGGCATACGCCGTGCAAGTGCAGAGCAACGCCCGCGCATTGGCAGCCGCGCTAAGCTCCAAGGGCCACGTGTTCGTTTCTGGTGGCACAGACAaccacctgctgctgtggaATGTGCGGGTGCACGGGCTGACCGGTAGCAAGATGGAGAAGCTACTCGACGCCGTCTCCATCTCGGTCAACAAGAACACTATCCCTGGCGACAAGAGTGCCATGACGCCTGGCGGCATTCGCATTGGCACTCTGGCGCTGACTTCTCGCGGCATGGTGGAAGCAGACATGATCACCGTCGCCGAGTTCCTCGACCGCGCCATCGTGCTGGCCAAGCAAATCCAGGCAGGGATGAACACGGTGAAGCTGAGCGACTTtgtcgaggcgctgcagacgcaCGCCGGCGTGGCCGCCCTCCGCACGGATGTGGAGGCCTTCGCGACCACCTTTGCGATGCCCTCCTTTGATGTGGAGCGAATCAAGTACAAGGACAGTCTGCCCGGAGAACATTGACGGAGCCCTGAAAGAAACTTTGAGAAGGTCTGTGATCTGCACTCGTGGTGGTGTACGTGTTTAGACGTGTGCCGCATATGCACTGTCTGCTAAGCGAGCGGGAGGAGTGGGCAGACGGGAGGGGGTCGAGCATGGTAGAGCGAGCGGGCGGGGCTGCATCGGTAGTGATGAGTGCGGCTGCAAAACCGCCGGTTTATTTCGCTCTGCTTCGACAAGATGTAACGTCGCCACAAACGTTCCGTTGGTAACGAGCCACGTGGCGGGGGATGTGCGGTTGCATCCTCTtgtggcgcgcgcgtcgaCTTCGCCATCTCTCCATAGCCCCGGATACCCCTTGTGATTCTGCACGGCCACTTCCACCACCGTTCCTGCGCCACACGCTAGGTGTCCAACACCACGTCGCTGCACACACTATTCGCCCGAacgttttgttttcttttgcgtCGGctcgtttttgtttttcacTCGTTGAGTTCAGGAGTCAAGCGGTTGGTGAGTCGTGTCAGGCGTACtcgcgcacacccgcacacgcagcgtATACCCATGTCTAGAGGGTGACAGACAGCGGCTGAGACAGACTTCGCGCCGGGAAGGGTGATGcagtgcgaggaggaggagtgaaGAGGGCGAAGATACACAGCGAGGTAAACAAAGTGAGGAGCGATGCGCGCAGGTTAAGAATCTCTTGTGGTAATACAGTTGAACGATAACCTGGCTCTTGAGGTGAGCTGTGCAAGCACATCCTttcgcccctctccctccctcgagTCTCTCGTTCTACACCGAAATCCCGCTTGCTCcacctgtgcgcgtgtctgtcaCAGGATCACTACATCTTCTCCGTTGTgcctccacgcacacacatatatttatatatacGGTCACCCTCTATTTATCGTTATCCTTTTTTGTGTCTCCGTCTGTCtgccggtgtgcgtgtgtgtgtgtgtgcagcggtCAGACGGAGGGTGACGGACGACGGgtcagagagagaaaaagccCATCCTGAATAgatgaggtggcggcggaggtcCACCGAagcccttctctctccatcctttccccctctctcctcagACTACAAGGGCCGTGCCTCCTGCTAACGCCACTGTCAACGTCTGCGGAGGTTTATTTACCCATTCACGCAGACAGGCGGAGGTGGAAGACACCTTTccatacgcgcacacatgtctcgcacagacacagcccGGCGATCCTTCTGCCCTTTACGGCGACAGCAGGCATGGAGGGGGAAGTCGTCTTTACCGCAAGAATATGTAGACACTGGCAAAGTAAAACGGAGAGCAGACGCACTTCGCTCTCCTCAACTCGCTGATGATAGTGCGGAAGGCGAGATGTGTTGCTACCAACCGAGAGAGGTTTGCGGATTCGACGCCCATGAGCTCCCGATGCCGCCTTCAATTGGTTGATATTTGAACCTATCCACTTGCAACCGTGCAGCACGTGCTCAAACTCTGCTCGacgtccctcccccgcgccgTCACAGGCTCccccccatcgcgtggtgcgaagcagcgaagGGCGCAGGCtccagcagtgcgccgactcggtcaCCTGAGCACGGTCCCTGCGTCACCCTCTACGCACTACACGCCTCGCATGTcccctcacagccgctcccccactcccaccGCACCCCATTGTGCCGGCCACCACGTggcgcgtcctcctcggggTGGCCCAGGCGCCTCACCACCAGCGGGCCGTGTGGGGGCCCGGTCAGATGCCTTCCAGTCACGCCGGCACTCTGCCCGCCGCAcggatggcgcagacgtgccCACCGTGACGggccgctccgacgcggcgccatccaggacctcaCCGCACCCTACGCTGTCGGCGCCTGACCCCGTCACCACCGGAAGCGGCggctcggcattggcaggggtaaggggcggcgggggctgCCTGGCCTACCCCCACACAGCATGTGGGTAGTGGACCCTGGATGCCACACACTGACGTGCGCCCCTTCCTGCCCGTCACACTGCATCGTCATCGGGTTgccgatggcgctgcgggaaTGGCTGAGAAGCACGATAATGGCGGCTTGTTGTGCTTGCATGCGTTTTCTCTGTCATGCCGAACGTAGTTAGTGCAGTGCTAGCGTGTACTCCCCTTACATCACCCTCTGtccttccctcttctcctctaTGCAatatatgtgcgtgtgtgtgctcaccTGATCTGTGGTGCCCTTGCGAGCTGCTGTGTGGCACTGCGCCTCACCGTTGATGGTTCTCGTGCTCGTGCAGATCTGCATcccctctcttgctgcaCGTTGACCACCGCTCTCCGTGCGGGGAAGTCTCATCGGACTTCgtagcgccgcacgcactcGGACGGTTCTGATTTCCTTTCTGTGCTGTTCTCCATTGCGTTCCTTAGGGTGTCTCGCAGGTGTTTATGATGCTCCGTAGCAGCAACCGTATTAGAAGCTGTCGCTGGCGCTACATCcgggcagcgcacacggcaCTTCTGTGCAGCCTACTCGTTGTGATGTGCATTGGTGGCCCTTCAGCAGTCTACGGAGTCGAGGCGGACGATGATACGCTCCGTCTCTTGCTAGCTGCAGGGGATAAGGCACTAGGCCAGGGGCGCGCACACTATGGGGAGGCGCTCTCAAAGTATACCGCTGTCCTCACTCGATGGCCCAAGAGTGAACGTGCGCTGTACAGTCGCGCAGAGCTGTACTCGATGATGAGGGAGCGGGCGACAGCGCTGGACGACCTGAACACGCTCCTGACGATCCACAAGGATCATCCGCAGGGATTGGCGCTGCGCATGTCGCTGAACACGCAGCTGGGAAATCTCGTGGACGCGCATCGTGATGGGAAGCACCTGGTTCGCGTCTATAAAGCGCTAAACAAGCCCGATAAGTCACATCAGATGTCAGAGAAGGTGCGCCGTCTCGAGCACTACACGACACGTTGGACGGCGTTGTCGGATTTGTGGTCGCAGCCTGTGGGGACATACAATGCGGCCTCCAACGACGCAGTACTCATGCGCAAGTACAGGGAATGCGTCGACCTGCTCGCGAAAATCATTCTCGAGTTTTCGATGGACAGCGTAGAACttcgtctgcgccgtgccgcctgTGCTCTGGCAGCTGAAGATAacatcgccgccacgcaggaGCTCAAGTACGTCACACAGCGCAGCCCACAGAACCTCGACGCCATCGCCCTCAACGCGCAAGCCCTGCGCGGGCTCGGCGCGCTGGACCAGTCCATGTCGGAgctgcgtcgctgcctcAACCTCGATCCCGAGTACGCCCCGTGTGCAAGTCTGCACAAGCTGAtccgtcagcagcagcgcatgatAAAGAACATAGAGAAGAGGTTGCAGGACAAGAAATTTGAGGCTGTAGTTCAGCTAATCGCCGAGGCCCGCGCAGCGGAGCCGCACGCGCCGTACgaagagcagctggcggcgtgGCACTGTGAGGCGCTGGTGAATTTGCGCAACACAGACGAGGGCATTCGTGTGTGCCAGGCGCTCGTGGACCGCTACGACGGCGCGAACAGTCCTACCGTCTTTGATGCATACATCCGCCTGGCAGAGCTGCACCTGCTCGACGACAACAtagccgcagcagaggcagcgctgcagaaggcgcgCGAGCTGCGACAGCACGACGGCAAGGTGGAAGAGATGCGAGTGAAGATCGAAAAGCTAAAGCGCACTGGCACCCGCAAGGACTACTACAAGATTTTGGGTCTCAAGAAGACAGCGTCAGCGCAGGACATTCGACGTGCATACCGCAAGCTAGCCAAGTCAAGTCACCCAGACCAGCTGCGCTCGAAGGACATGACGGACAGGGAGCGCGAGAAGCAGGAGAGGATGTTCCGTGACGTGAACGAGGCTAAAGAGGTTCTGCTGGACGAGGAAAAGCGTGCCCGGTACGACAATGGCGAGGATGTGAACCAGCCAGCTGGGCAGCGGGGCGAGCCGTTTTTTGGTAGCCACTTTGCCGGCGGCTTCCCTGGTGGCTTCCCTGGTGGCTTCCCTGGTGGCTTCCCTGGTGGCTTTCCTGGTGGTTTCCCCGGCGGCTTCCAtcagcagcgcgacggcggcggtcaTCAGCAGTTCTTCTTTTTCAATCGTGAGAATTAGCCGTTGCGGCGTTTGCACATGTACATGCTTGACGAGGCGCTCATCTCCcttcgcctccccctccgcacaCGCATCTTGATACGCTGTTGCCTTATTTTGCTCGTCACGTGTCATCGAACTACGCGTCGTCTTGGCTTGCGGGCATGCGTGCGTACCTCACTGCTGGTTGTCATGCTACACGGCCTTATACGCAATGGCGAACGCGATGGCACGCTGGGCGCCGCTACGTCGCGTCATTCTCAGTCGATCCTTGTCTTCACTACCAACGTTTTGTGGGCTCTCGCAGGTGTTCGGGGTGTAGTAAGGGGTGCGACACCAGATGTGTCACGATTCCCTCTGCAGTTGTGGGTGCGTTGCCTACGCGTGTCTGCTGTTCTCGCCTCCTTGAACTGCCACTGTTCTTTCTCTCAGCCTCGACGTCCGCTGCCCCGTCCACTGTCGCCATGCCAATGCATGCGTCAGCCTGATAaagcggggaggaggtgtgtgtgtgtgtgtgtgcgcaggcTCGAGGGCAAGGCGAATACGGCAAGGGATGAGGGAGCCGAGAGTGCGATCACGGTTGACCAAAGTCACACATGTGAAGGCGGCCAGACGGCAAAACGTTAGCTTTTCGTTCGGAGTgagatatatatatgcgtTGACGTGTACCTGACTTCCTCGAAGGCGCCGCTGGtagccaccaccaccaccaccaccacccgtcTATTTTCTACCGCCGTTCGGAGGCTGTTTTTGAACTGTATGTGTACAGTGAGAACAGATATCCACCAACAACCACAGGAGTAACCGAGCTGAAGAGCATGATCCAGCGCGTCACCGCGGGTTGCAGGATGTGATAACAACACacaccccttctctctcgcgtaGCCATGGACGTTcgtaagagagagagtcgtGCTTGTCCTTACTGGAAACCTTCTCTGCACGGGAAGGTTGGCGCATGCACACTCACGCCTACCCATAGACACGCATATACGTAAACCTAtgcgcgggggggggggaggaaggtgtgcgcgtgcctttctttttttgttctctTGTGTGCCATCTTCGTCGGTGCCTCGAGGCTTATTTCGCGCCCGTCGCTTGAGGGGATTGCCACACGTggctgcacgcacacgggcgcACGCGAAGCCCTCCTCCACTTTGCTGTGTCGTTGATGTCTCTGCACGTCTGCCAATCTCATTCTTTCCTCCCCCtactcctcctcccatcTGCGTGTCTCAGGAATTCACCACCGCGGTGCatcacacacagacacccacccacacacacacacacaccgcgtGTGCCTTTTTCTGTTGGACTGCAACAGAGGtctgctcttcctcctctcccccgctcCTCTTCTTAACATATCTTtgcgtcttcgtcgtcgctgtgcgcTTGTCTTGcgctcccctcttccccgtgtgtgtctctgtcctGCACTCACGCACCTCGTCGTGGGAGTCAAGTCACAACGCACAgccgtctctctctatccccTTTTCTCTTGTCTTGGGGTGGGAGGAGTGGTTTCTGGCTTTTAACGTTCCTGTTTCGTTCTGTTCTGGGCGTGTCTTCAAGGCCTGTGACTCCTCCCGACTCACCCAACAACTCTCACCATCGCGTGCACATTCCCCAGTCACGCGCTCACGCACAGACGTCCGCCAACGCGTTTGCCTCTTGTCCGGTGTGCTTCTCCTTGGACGGGCATCGTGCAACGACGCACACTTTTGCTGTTCCCTGTTTCATAAGGCTCTGTACGCCGGCGCTCGCGTCTGTTGTTGGATTCGGTCGGGGCCGTACAGTCGGCACACTTGTCTTCGTTTTCCTTACTATTATTCCCCTCTTCACATAACCCACCCAACCCTCCCCATCGCCGCGACGAGTGACACCCGAACGCCGACACCAACGCCCTTGCGGACACCGACTCGCATAAGAATTTACAGCCTCGAAGTACACGGGCGCGGCCTGCTGCGAtacgtgcatgcacgcacacgcacatgcagaTAGGAATATACATGTAGGCGCAACACACGGAATAAAAAAACGAATTAACAACGAATCAGTATTCCCACTGTCATCTATCCACTCTCGAAGCCATGTCCAAGCTCAAGAAGGATGTGCTGTCTATCGACGGCATCTACTACGACACTGAGAAGGTGGCGCTGATGCACCCTGGCGGTGCGATGATGGTGCGCCTCTGCAACGGCCGCGAGTGCACGGCGATCTTCCTTACCTaccaccgccggcgcttCCCCCACACGCTCTACGAAAAGTACCAGGTGCCAAAGGACCAAGTGCACCCCGACAGCCTAATCGAGCAACGCCAGCAGCCGAGCTACGACAGTTACCTGGAGCTGTGCAAGAGGATTCAGCCGATTATTGCACCAACCAAGGGTTTTGCTCCGTGGCACTACTACCTGAAGGCGGCCATCTGGCTAATGGTGATGCTCGGCCTCGATCTCTACTCCCTGTTCTACCGCCGCGCGTACTTGCTGACCGTTCTCCAGTCTCTTTCCATGGCCATGGTCGGCCTGAACGTTCAGCACGACGCCAACCACGGGGCACTGAACCGCGACTGGCACGTTAACCGCATTATGGGGCTCTCGCAGGATCTGCTGGGTGGTAGCAGTATCAGCTGGATTGTGAACCACGACTACGTTCACCACATCTACACTAATGAGCCGGAGCGTGATGCCGACCTCGAAATaccgctgctccgcctgcacAGCGGCATCCCGGCCAGGCTGGTTTACTGCTTTCAGCAGCTCTACATCTTCCTTCTCGAGGCCGTCTTCGGTCCGGTGCACGTGCTCTTCAACATCATCTTCCTCGCCAAGGGCCCTAGTGAGAAGCAGCGTCTTATCAAGACACAGTGGGGCGTGAGCCTGTGCATGCTCTCCATCATCCCGTACCGTCTCCTGTGCAACTTCCTGCACGCGACGAGCTTCTGCGACGGTGTGATGAACTGCATGCTGCAGTACACGTTTGGCGGCTTCTACCTCGCCTACTTTTTTCTCTTGTCGCATAACTTCGACGGCGCCAAGAAGGTCGGCACAAGTGACGGGCAGGACTTCGTCGCTTGCCAGGCGGAGACGAGCTGCAACTTTGGTGGCTGGTGGTGGGGTCAGATAAACGGCGGTCTCAACTTCCAGATTGAGCACCACCTATTCCCACGGGTGCACCATGGTTACTACGCCTACCTGGCGCCGATTGTGCGCGAGTTCTGCGAGGAGCGTGGCTTCACCTACACCCACTACCGCACGATTCAGGAGAACGTGATGAGCACGCTCCGCCACATGGAGCAGTACGGACGTGGTCAGGAGAAGCAGAAGAGCGCCTAGTTGGGACTCATACGGCACATGTCGCTGTTACGTAAGGAGATGTTACTGAGGCCGTCAGCGAGGGAAGACGAGAGGATTTATCACAATAGTGTCTGCTTGGCGTGGGCTCCAGTTGCTCTCACCTGCGCAGGCTACTCCTGCAGCACCCCATCCCGCCCCTTCACGAGCCACAAGACCGCCGTCAAACGCCGACCCCTCGTCTTGCCTGCTCTCGGGAGATCACCGCACACTTTTTGCTGATCCTGTTTTTGGTTCTTCAGTGGGTTCTTCATATTCCTTCCTAAGATTCGTGCACGCAGATACGTACGTATACTGATAAATaaatatataaatatatgtatatatatatgtgtattTATATGCATGCGTACGTATAGCTCGTACCACAATCCCATGTGCGTTAACGTGAAGATGAGAGCTGCGGGCGTCGTGTTGTGCGGGTGCGCCCGGTTGTCTCATGAGAGACGTGCGGTGGCGCACTTAAGTATGGAGGAGACGGGCTTCGTTATTTTTCGCAAATGCACGTACGGAaaactatatatatatatataactAAATAGAaaaggtgcagcagcgtacTATGGAAAGCGGGCAGTGATGTGCGCTTGTGAGGGGGGCGCGCATCACCGCAGTCGTTGTACACACAACGAATCACCGCTTTATCCATGGATGCAACCCGGGACTCCCCTCAAAAACCCTCCTGTCTTTCGTTGCCTCCGTCTGTTGCCCACGATTCCCTCTGacacgacgaagacggcgcgccgTGCCCTTTGCCACACTTCACACATCCCTCACAgatattttttttttttttgggtgggggagggggtcagccgagcagcagggaggcgacggcagaGGACGCAGACAAAGCGGATATGCGCCCTCTGCTTCTCCCTTGTGTAATGCAGCTGTACACGTCATGTGGAGCGTTTGTGGTAAACTtgctgcctctccccctctctccagtTGTCTCTGTGTTTCTTCTCGTTGCCATTGCGCGCAGGAACATCGCTGCgctcgcgcgtgcgtgtacaCTCTTCTGATGTGTTCCGTGCGGCTACTAACCACGCCCTTGCACTTCTTTTGTCTTTTTCCTCTTTCTGCCGTtgggtgcgctgcagcacacccGCTCCACCtgttctctgcctctctcgctctcccgcgCGTGGGTGTAAAAGGTCGCAGTCCACCAGCCGGTGCCGACTGATCCGTTTCCTTCTCCACTCACGCTCTGCGAAAGGAACAGTCACCTCAGCGTGGATTCCCGACAGCTCTTCCTTGGTTCTTACACTACTGCTTAGAAGTTGGCGCTTGGTAGAATCACCGTTGCCAATGCCCGTCCCAAGCTCGCAGAAGCCCGCAGGGTCCTCGTCGCATGCACTTGCCCAGGAGGATGGCAGCGGTGTTGGCGTGACGGCAAGCTCGACCgcgtcaccagcgccgccacgcagctTCAAGGCACCAGTGCCTGTTGCTTCTCAGTACGCAGCCAATgacatggaggcggtggagttAGACCCCGCTGCTCTGTGGGCAGTGCTCGACCTTCCGGCCCCGGAGTCGATGCCGTCACAGCGCACGTCGCGTCGTGTCATCTTACTCGGGCGCCCGCTCAGCGGCAAGCGCACTCTCTGCCGACGACTGTGCTTtgcagcggaggcgcagtATGCCGGCAGCGATGATGCCGCTGACAGCGGCCACGagcgcgacgccgtcgcggcggacAACGACCGGCAGCCACTCTACCATCCAAgctccgacgacgacgaggatgcaGTCATCTTCTCCAACCAGCACGTCGGCGGATGTGACATGCCAGGCGCCTACTCGAGCGGTGGGGCGCTCCAGCGGTGCACGGCGGTGGGTCCGCAGGACCGGGCGAACCCACTGTCCCACGGATCGGGTGTGTGCTATGACTACGTGGTTCAGCGCGTGCCGACGCGAGTTGCgcacggtggcggtgcttctGGCGGCGACTCTGCGTCTGCGACTCAGCGCGCATCTACTGGGTTCCTGATGACTCCTCTTGGTGGGACGGTGCGCCGCACGACAGAATTTTTCTGTTGTGacaacgccggcgccttGTCAATGGCTCTGCCCACACTCGACTACGTCGAGTCGGCGCTTGTGCTCATGGTGGTCGATGCCAGTGATGTGTCGACGATTCGCCAACAGCTGGATTACTGCTACTCGACGCTAGAGAGCTATGTAGCCAACCTATTGcgtacgcacgcaccgaACCATGACGAGGTGCGCCGCATGCagctcgccgcggcgcagcaggagtaCTGGTTAGCTGAGGAGCAGAAGCTGCGCGCTGTGCGCACGAACTTGgcgagtggcagcagcagcagcggcagcggcactgcagGAGTTACAGCGGCCgtttcttcctcttccttcaCTAAGGAAAGCATGCCCGACGTTCTCTTCAAGGACCCGGCAGCGAACATGGACAAGGTGAACAGCACTCAGTTTCGTGTGCCCGCCTCTGCCGGTACGGTGTGCACGATGCGCAGCGTCATTGTGTGCACCAAGATCGAGAACCTC encodes:
- a CDS encoding putative delta-6 fatty acid desaturase is translated as MSKLKKDVLSIDGIYYDTEKVALMHPGGAMMVRLCNGRECTAIFLTYHRRRFPHTLYEKYQVPKDQVHPDSLIEQRQQPSYDSYLELCKRIQPIIAPTKGFAPWHYYLKAAIWLMVMLGLDLYSLFYRRAYLLTVLQSLSMAMVGLNVQHDANHGALNRDWHVNRIMGLSQDLLGGSSISWIVNHDYVHHIYTNEPERDADLEIPLLRLHSGIPARLVYCFQQLYIFLLEAVFGPVHVLFNIIFLAKGPSEKQRLIKTQWGVSLCMLSIIPYRLLCNFLHATSFCDGVMNCMLQYTFGGFYLAYFFLLSHNFDGAKKVGTSDGQDFVACQAETSCNFGGWWWGQINGGLNFQIEHHLFPRVHHGYYAYLAPIVREFCEERGFTYTHYRTIQENVMSTLRHMEQYGRGQEKQKSA
- a CDS encoding putative serine hydroxymethyltransferase; the protein is MASLIPTLAEQDPELANMIELEMSRQFRGLEMIASENLTSKAVLECLGSTLTNKYAEGEPGNRYYGGTAFVDMVENLAKKRALSAFSLDPEEWGVNVQPYSGSPANFAVYTGLLEPHSRIMGLDLPSGGHLTHGFYTPKKKVSATSIYFESFPYHVKEDGLIGYDALESVALVFRPKMIIAGASAYARDFDYERFRHICDEVGSLLFMDMAHTAGLIAGGVLKSPFPYADVVTTTTHKSLRGPRAGMIFYRKKDRQGNPTDHESRINQAVFPGCQGGPHEHQIAAIATQMREVCSQEWKAYAVQVQSNARALAAALSSKGHVFVSGGTDNHLLLWNVRVHGLTGSKMEKLLDAVSISVNKNTIPGDKSAMTPGGIRIGTLALTSRGMVEADMITVAEFLDRAIVLAKQIQAGMNTVKLSDFVEALQTHAGVAALRTDVEAFATTFAMPSFDVERIKYKDSLPGEH